One window from the genome of Oryctolagus cuniculus chromosome 1, mOryCun1.1, whole genome shotgun sequence encodes:
- the MRGPRE gene encoding mas-related G-protein coupled receptor member E isoform X1 has product MGRPTPRSQEGGFGSGAPALTLTSGWAWRSSACLSGQHGLPGPRAGPRGHSAPWTRVGVPHEVPVPCPHLLAPSACPCLQGPTPLTAWGRRSWVGGRLRSGSAGTLAGPQSPAPSPPMRAQRPCARRAAGREPSGHPQPARACPRIAAPAMEPREAAGQGAPGRAQEDVPFNLAILSLTELLSLGGLLGNGLVLWLLSCNVYRNPLAIYLLDVACADLIFLACHMAAVVPDLLRGQLDVPDFVQTSLATLRFFCYIVGLGLLAAVCTEQCLAALCPAWYPCRRPRHLTTCVCALTWALCLLLHLLLSGACTQFFGEPSRQLCRTLWLVAAALLAALCCAVGLASLLLLLRLERGPPRPQPWGFPALVLLVALLFLFCGLPFGIYWLCRNLHWHIPHYFYHFSFLTASVHSAAKPAVYFCLGSARGRRLREPLRLVLQRALGDEAELGAMRETSRGGLVEAAA; this is encoded by the coding sequence ATGGGGAGGCCCACACCGCGCAGCCAAGAGGGAGGGTTCGGGAGCGGAGCCCCTGCACTGACCCTCACGTCGGGGTGGGCCTGGAGGAGCTCAGCGTGTCTCAGCGGGCAGCACGGCCTGCCTGGCCCACGTGCCGGCCCTCGTGGCCACTCCGCCCCCTGGACGCGGGTGGGCGTCCCACATGAGGTCCCGGTCCCCTGCCCACACCTCCTGGcaccctctgcctgcccctgcctgcagggCCCCACCCCACTGACCGCCTGGGGCCGCAGgtcttgggtgggagggaggctcagGTCGGGCTCCGCAGGGACTCTGGCCGGTCCCCAGTCACCCGCCCCGTCCCCTCCGATGAGAGCCCAGCGTCCCTGTGCCCGCAGGGCTGCCGGGAGAGAGCCGAGCGGGCACCCTCAGCCTGCCAGGGCCTGCCCCCGCATCGCTGCGCCGGCCATGGAGCCGCGGGAAGCGGCAGGGCAGGGGGCGCCCGGCCGTGCCCAGGAGGACGTGCCCTTCAACCTGGCCATCCTGTCACTCACTGAGCTCCTGAGCCTGGGCGGGCTACTGGGCAACGGGCTGGTGCTCTGGCTACTGAGCTGCAACGTCTACCGCAACCCCCTGGCCATCTACCTGCTGGACGTGGCCTGCGCCGACCTCATCTTCCTCGCCTGCCACATGGCGGCCGTCGTCCCCGACCTGCTCCGTGGCCAGCTGGACGTCCCGGACTTCGTCCAGACCAGCCTGGCCACCCTCAGGTTCTTCTGCTACATCGTGGGGCTCGGCCTCCTGGCGGCCGTGTGCACCGAGCAGTGCCTGGCCGCCCTCTGCCCGGCCTGGTACCCGTGCCGCCGCCCGCGCCACCTGACCACCTGCGTGTGCGCGCTCACCTGGGCGCTctgcctgctgctgcacctgctgctcagcGGCGCCTGCACCCAGTTCTTCGGGGAGCCCAGCCGCCAGCTGTGCCGGACGCTGTGGCTGGTGGCGGCCGCCCTGCTGGCCGCGCTGTGCTGCGCCGTGGGCCTGgccagcctgctgctgctgctgcggctggAGCGGGGCCCGCcgcggccccagccctggggcttCCCGGCCCTCGTACTCCTCGtcgccctcctcttcctcttctgtggCCTGCCCTTCGGCATCTACTGGCTGTGCCGGAACCTGCACTGGCACATCCCCCACTACTTCTACCACTTCAGCTTCCTCACGGCCAGCGTGCACAGCGCGGCCAAACCCGCCGTCTACTTCTGCCTGGGCAGTGCCCGTGGCCGCAGGCTGCGCGAGCCCCTCCGGCTGGTGCTCCAGCGGGCGCTGGGCGATGAGGCCGAGCTGGGAGCCATGAGGGAGACCTCCCGGGGGGGCCTGGTGGAGGCCGCGGCCTGA
- the MRGPRE gene encoding mas-related G-protein coupled receptor member E isoform X2, with the protein MEPREAAGQGAPGRAQEDVPFNLAILSLTELLSLGGLLGNGLVLWLLSCNVYRNPLAIYLLDVACADLIFLACHMAAVVPDLLRGQLDVPDFVQTSLATLRFFCYIVGLGLLAAVCTEQCLAALCPAWYPCRRPRHLTTCVCALTWALCLLLHLLLSGACTQFFGEPSRQLCRTLWLVAAALLAALCCAVGLASLLLLLRLERGPPRPQPWGFPALVLLVALLFLFCGLPFGIYWLCRNLHWHIPHYFYHFSFLTASVHSAAKPAVYFCLGSARGRRLREPLRLVLQRALGDEAELGAMRETSRGGLVEAAA; encoded by the coding sequence ATGGAGCCGCGGGAAGCGGCAGGGCAGGGGGCGCCCGGCCGTGCCCAGGAGGACGTGCCCTTCAACCTGGCCATCCTGTCACTCACTGAGCTCCTGAGCCTGGGCGGGCTACTGGGCAACGGGCTGGTGCTCTGGCTACTGAGCTGCAACGTCTACCGCAACCCCCTGGCCATCTACCTGCTGGACGTGGCCTGCGCCGACCTCATCTTCCTCGCCTGCCACATGGCGGCCGTCGTCCCCGACCTGCTCCGTGGCCAGCTGGACGTCCCGGACTTCGTCCAGACCAGCCTGGCCACCCTCAGGTTCTTCTGCTACATCGTGGGGCTCGGCCTCCTGGCGGCCGTGTGCACCGAGCAGTGCCTGGCCGCCCTCTGCCCGGCCTGGTACCCGTGCCGCCGCCCGCGCCACCTGACCACCTGCGTGTGCGCGCTCACCTGGGCGCTctgcctgctgctgcacctgctgctcagcGGCGCCTGCACCCAGTTCTTCGGGGAGCCCAGCCGCCAGCTGTGCCGGACGCTGTGGCTGGTGGCGGCCGCCCTGCTGGCCGCGCTGTGCTGCGCCGTGGGCCTGgccagcctgctgctgctgctgcggctggAGCGGGGCCCGCcgcggccccagccctggggcttCCCGGCCCTCGTACTCCTCGtcgccctcctcttcctcttctgtggCCTGCCCTTCGGCATCTACTGGCTGTGCCGGAACCTGCACTGGCACATCCCCCACTACTTCTACCACTTCAGCTTCCTCACGGCCAGCGTGCACAGCGCGGCCAAACCCGCCGTCTACTTCTGCCTGGGCAGTGCCCGTGGCCGCAGGCTGCGCGAGCCCCTCCGGCTGGTGCTCCAGCGGGCGCTGGGCGATGAGGCCGAGCTGGGAGCCATGAGGGAGACCTCCCGGGGGGGCCTGGTGGAGGCCGCGGCCTGA